In Spirosoma pollinicola, the genomic window TAATTACGCGCGATAACGCGCCGTATTCCGACGCTAACCTGACCATTTCATCGGGGGCGGGTCCCATCAAAGCCCTGGTATCAGCGGGCTACTACAAAGAAAATGGGGTTGTCAAGAATACGAATTATGATCGATTCTCCCTGCGGACCAACTTAGGCGGGCAGGTGACTAAATTGATCAATTTTGGCGTGAACATCAACGGTTCCTATACCCGTCAGAACCTGGCTAACACCGTTGGGCGGGGGGGCGTTGTGGGTAGCGCTTTAGTAATAGACCCCCGGGCAACGCCTTATAATGCCGATGGCTCGCTGGTTCCCTACATCAATGGGATAGATGGCGTTTTTGGTTTCCCTAATCCACTCTTCGTGCTGGAGAATGTGCAGCGACGACGAAACATCGCCGATCTGCTGACCAATGGATTCATTGAACTCTCGTTTTTGAAGTATTTTAAGTTTAGAACGTCCGCCAATATCAGGCTAAAAAATAATACCTTCAAAGAATACGTTCCCTCCACCATCGGTTTAGGTGTGGCCTCGGGTTCATCGGGAGCACCACCCCGGAATGCCACGGAAACGGATAATACGGAAGAGCTAACCAATTATTCACTTGATCAGCTGCTTACGTTTAAACCACAGTTACCGGTTAACCATACCCTTGACGTATTAGTGGGTTACACGGCGCAGCAGGAACGGGTACGTGGCTTCACGGGCACGGGTAATACGTTTCCCGATGATTTAGTCCCCTTCCTGGGATCGGCATCAATCCGCTCGGCTAATTCCTACGAATACGGGTGGTCACTGCTGGCTTTTCTGGGCCGGGTTAACTACTCCTACAATGACAAGTACTTACTGTCGGCAACGTTCCGGCGGGAAGGTAGTTCGCGTTTCGGGGCCAATAGCAAGTACGGCAACTTTCCGGCAGCGTCTATCGGCTGGCGCCTGACCGAAGAATCCTTCATGCCGAAAACGGCGTGGCTTTCCGACCTTAAACTTCGGGCAAGCTGGGGGGTAACGGGCAATAATGACATTGGTAATTACCCGAGTCTGGCGTTCGTGGGGGCGAACAACTACATTCAGGGCAATGCGTTTGCCCCCGGCAAAACCGTCAGCTCATTCGCCAATCAGGATTTAAAATGGGAAATATCGAATCAGGTCGATATTGGCATGGATCTGGCCCTGTTTAACAGCAAGCTGATTTTCAACGTCGAATACTACAAAAAGATCACCAACGACATGCTGTTGCCGGTTTCGATCCCTTCGGTTTCGGGCTTCACCACCAGTCTGGCTAACATTGGTAAAGTAGAAAACCATGGGTTTGAAGTAGGGGCTGAATACCGCACGAGCTTTGGGCAATTCAATTTCCGGACGAATGCCAACATCAGTTTCAACCGTAACAGGATTCTGGCCATCAAGGGAATTAACGATGCCCTGTACTACGGCGAATTCTACAGCGGCTACAATGTTCAAAAAGTAGGACGCCCGGTTGGGATGATCTATGGGTACCAAAAAATAGGCATATTCAATACCCAGGCCGAAATTGATGCCGCCCCAAAACAGGATGGGGCCATTCCCGGAGCGATGAAGTTCGCCGATACGAACGGTGATGGCATCATCTCCTACGATACGAAGGACATGGTCGAAATTGGTAACCCGAACCCGGCCTTTACCTGGGCCTGGACGCTGGCGGGTGATTACAAGAAATTCGACTTTAATATCTTGTTTCTGGGGGCTCAAAACTTCGCTATCTACCGCAACATTGAGTCGTCGACCATGAATATGGACGGCGTGTTCAACGTGCAGACGAAGGCAAAGGATCGGTGGCGTTCTCCCGAAAATCCGGGACCAAACCCATCCGATGTGCATTCGCAGGGGGGCACCAGCTACTTTAAGTGGTCGCGGGAGAGCAGCAATCGCTACGTCTATGATGCCAGCTACGTTTGGCTCAAAACCATCACCATTGGTTACAATCTGCCCAAGTTTAAGTCGGTGCTGAGTAATGCGAGGATTTTTGTCACCGGCAACAACCTGTTCCTCTTCACAAAATACCCGGGTAGTAACCCCGATGTAAGCACCCGCAGCACGACCGAGCCGAACATTGATGACGAGGCCTATCCCGTTCCCAGAACAATTGCCACCGGTATCAAGCTTAACTTTTAACCATCATGAACAAAAAACTCATTGTTATAGCACTGGTTCTGGGGATGGGTCAATTCTCGTGTAAGGAGGATTTCCTGGTAACGACTGACCCAACCCGGATTGGTACCGAGGTATTTTATAAAAACGAAGCGCAGTTCCGCCAAGCTCTCAACGGCGTGTACGGTCAGTTACAGACGATCACGAATTCGGCCTACGTCTTTGAGGAGTTGCCTTCTGATAATACCACCGTCGATCTCAATCCGTCCGATCGGGGGGATGCGGTGCGCTGGGAAGCCTTTGAATTCTCGACCGTCAATGCCGGTAATACGGAAATTTCCGGTCTTTGGTATCAGTATTACTCCGCCTTGTATAATACCAATTATACCCTGGAGAAACTAACCGCCAGTGGGCTCGAAGCGACCGCAAAAGCGCCCATCGAGGGGCAGTTGAAGTTCCTACGTGCTTACTTCTATTTTCATCTGGTTCAGTACTTTGGCGACGTTGTCCTGGTTACCTCGACGTTAGCCAATCCTGACCAGGCCTTTGACCTGGTACGCTCACCGCAGGCTGAGGTCTGGGCGCAGATTGAAAAAGACCTCAACGAGGCTATAACGGGCTTACCGGCAACCTATCCGGCGGCTCAGCTGGGCAGTGCGACAAAGGGCGCTGCGCTGGCTTTATTGGGTAAAGTGTATCTCAAGCAGAAAAAATACAGCGAGGCCGTATCGACCCTGAAGCAGGTGACGGGTTATGCACTGAACCCGGTTTACGCAGACAACTTCAACCCGGCCAAAAAGAACGGACCCGAGTCCATTTTCGAGGTTCAGTACCAGGGAGGCAACGATCTGGGTGAGTGGAGCAGTTTTGCCTATACGTTTGCCCCCCGGGCGTCGGCGGCCGCGATAACCGGCTTTGCCAACACCCCGCCCGGCGGGCGAAACATACCGACCAACGACCTGATTGCCGCCTATGAACCCGGTGATTTACGGAAGGATGCCTCGCTAAAAACGAGTTATACCCTAAACGGTACGGTCGTCAACATTCCCTACATTATTAAGTACACGCATCCGCATACCCTTAGCGGACGAACGGACGACAACTGGCCGGTACTTCGGTACGCCGACGTACTGCTGATGCTGGCGGAAGCCATTAACGAGCAGTCCGGCCCGACGCCGGAGGCGTATGGCTACCTGAATCAGGTGCGGAGACGGGCGGGTTTGAAGGAGGTGTCCGGTCTTGACAAAGCCACGTTTAAAACGGCGGTACTGAAGGAACGGCGCGTCGAGCTGGCCTTTGAAAACCAGCGCTGGTTTGATCTGAAGCGAACCATGACCCCGGCAGAACTGGCCGCGTTCATGAATGCCTATGGGGCTAAAGAGAAGGCGAATCCGACCGTTTCCAGGGGAGGTATTTCCTTCACCGCCCAGGATTACGTCTATAGCGATTATGAATATTATTTACCCGTGCCTGCTCCGGAGATTCTACTAAACAGTAAACTAACTCAGAACCCTGGTTATTAGCCGGGAGTTAACCTTTTCGGCTGGTTGAGTAGGACCTGTTGCTGATGACACTCCGCCAGGCTGACCCGCCGGTGTATACCCGGCATGAACAACGCTAAAAAAACTCGTATGGTAATCAATATTCCAGTGCGTCCAGTGGGTGTGGTGCTCCTGCTGATGGGCTTATTTAGCTCGGTTAGTCAGGTAGCGGTTGCGCAGCTAGACCATCCCAAAGCCACAAAGGCGCGAAAAGCCGCGAATGGGTCGGTAACCCCTTCCGTTCGGTTACGAAATTTCACCGCAGACGGCAAACAACTAACCCGGTTCGATGCCGTTGGCGATGCCATCGACGCCCACGATGGGGAAATTGCCCACTTTCGGGGTACTTACTACCTGTACGGCACCAGCTACGACTGCGGTTTTGCCTGGCAGAATAAAAAAGCCCCTTTCTGTGGTTTTAAAGTATATTCCTCCCCTGATCTGGTCAACTGGACGGATCAGGGGTATTTGTTCGATGCCAAAACGCCCGTATGGCAAACCCGTTGTAACGGGAATACCTACGGCTGCTTTCGCCCGCACGTGATCTTCAATCAAAAGACCAATCAGTACGTGCTGTGGATCAATGTCTATGATAACAAAGTTGGCTTTCGGGTTTTTACCAGTTCCTCCCCGACCGGTCCCTTTAACGAGGTCGCCCAGCCCACGCTCGCGGTTAATCGCGATGCGCCCGTGGCCGGGTTGAACAACGGCGATCACGATACGTTCGTCGATGAAGATGGCACGGCTTATCTGGCTTACACGGACTGGCGGGCCAAAGGGGCGATTGTAATTGAACAGTTAACGCCGGACTACCTGTCGGGCACCAACCGGTTCGTCAAAGACGTAACAAAGGAAAAAACGGAAGCACCCGGCCTCTTCAAGCGCCGGGGAATTTATTATATTACCTACTCCGATCCGAACTGCGGGTATTGCTCGGGCACCGGCACCTCGTACCGCACGGCCTCATCCCCCCTGGGTCCCTGGTCGGAAGGTAGAAAAATCAGTGATAATTCGTGTGGCGGGCAACCTTCCTTTGTTTTTACCATCCAGCTCGCCAACGATTCGCTGTTTCTCTACGGGAGCGATTTGTGGAACAACGCGGCTCGCAATGAGGCTCTGGCCAACTATTTCTGGGCACCCCTGACCTTTAATGACGACGGCTCGATCCAGCCCATTGCCTGCGAGCAGACGCCCGCCCTGTCGATCCGGGTTGGCCAGCCCGATAAGCGGATGGCCAACCGGCCAACAAATCGCTCCGTTTCGGACCAGTCGGCATTAGACTACACTATCGGATGCGATATTGCCCACAATCACGCGCAAAGCCAGACGTTCACGGCTTCCCAAACGGGGCTACTATCTGCCGTTTCGGTAACGGCCTATAAGAAGGACAATCCGGACGCAGCTCTTGAGCTGGCCATTTTCTCCGAAAAAGACGCATCGGGCTCAACGGCGCGACCCCTCTACAGCACATCCCTGCCGGCAGATTCCATTAGCTGGGCGGCCCGGAATCGATTTATCCAGCCTAACCTGCGCGTTTCGGCGGGACAGCGCTACGTGCTACGGGTAAGTTCGGCGGCTTCCGTCGGCTGTTACGGCTTAGCCTATGCAACCGGGGAAACGTCAATCGGCCGTGGAACGCCGGGTCGTGGTAACGACGACGTATCCAGAGCGCACGAAGCCAAGCGGACCTTGAAATTTCAAACGGTTATTCAGGCAAAGAAATAAGCCAATCCTCCCTTCAAACGGTGTAAGCTTCCTTTGAAAGTAGGGCAGTGAAAAGTAGCGGCTGCCACAGCGGAGAATTTTAACTAACTTTTCATCCAGGCGGCCGCTGCGCAGGGAAGAGAACGTGATAGGCATTGGAAATGCGAATTCACATGCTCTATCTTAGAATTTTGTCTTTGCTAAAAATGAAAAATAAATCAACTATTACGGTGTAAGCCATATGAAAGTTGTACCTGTTCATCTTTTATCCGAATTATCTGGGTTAAAAATTGACATCATGCGCTTTACTATTGATGATATACCTTATGCTTACGACGCAGTTAATATTCAGCGCAATGACCACTATGTTTTTCTTCTTTGTGAAAAAGGTAGTGGCAAGCTTATGGTTGATTTTGAAAATATCAGTTTAGATACCGGTTCAATATATTACGCATTGCCGGGG contains:
- a CDS encoding SusC/RagA family TonB-linked outer membrane protein; amino-acid sequence: MKKIYLLTLLSLTAVSVSTLAQPSTMDTRSGAAPASRQLLVKYVTRPQTDARSGAIDIVVSGKVVDEKGAELPGVSVAVKGSTQGTTTDGTGRFRITVPNPSAVLVFSFVGYVSQEIVVGSQTALTVALLPGNQTLSEVVVVGYGSQRRQDITSAVSVINMRDIGEQPANNPNQILQGRAPGVVVKQTSGTPGGEFQVRVRGIGSLGAGSDPLYVIDGFVVGTSVGQNLNPNDIESVSVLKDAASTAIYGARGSNGVVLITTKQAKDGKVNVNLALDYGIQTVPRSRRTSMMNGFEFAQFKKEIFQDQIRILQKREPTENEIPIGIRFPEQTKYSTNWFDLITRDNAPYSDANLTISSGAGPIKALVSAGYYKENGVVKNTNYDRFSLRTNLGGQVTKLINFGVNINGSYTRQNLANTVGRGGVVGSALVIDPRATPYNADGSLVPYINGIDGVFGFPNPLFVLENVQRRRNIADLLTNGFIELSFLKYFKFRTSANIRLKNNTFKEYVPSTIGLGVASGSSGAPPRNATETDNTEELTNYSLDQLLTFKPQLPVNHTLDVLVGYTAQQERVRGFTGTGNTFPDDLVPFLGSASIRSANSYEYGWSLLAFLGRVNYSYNDKYLLSATFRREGSSRFGANSKYGNFPAASIGWRLTEESFMPKTAWLSDLKLRASWGVTGNNDIGNYPSLAFVGANNYIQGNAFAPGKTVSSFANQDLKWEISNQVDIGMDLALFNSKLIFNVEYYKKITNDMLLPVSIPSVSGFTTSLANIGKVENHGFEVGAEYRTSFGQFNFRTNANISFNRNRILAIKGINDALYYGEFYSGYNVQKVGRPVGMIYGYQKIGIFNTQAEIDAAPKQDGAIPGAMKFADTNGDGIISYDTKDMVEIGNPNPAFTWAWTLAGDYKKFDFNILFLGAQNFAIYRNIESSTMNMDGVFNVQTKAKDRWRSPENPGPNPSDVHSQGGTSYFKWSRESSNRYVYDASYVWLKTITIGYNLPKFKSVLSNARIFVTGNNLFLFTKYPGSNPDVSTRSTTEPNIDDEAYPVPRTIATGIKLNF
- a CDS encoding RagB/SusD family nutrient uptake outer membrane protein, coding for MNKKLIVIALVLGMGQFSCKEDFLVTTDPTRIGTEVFYKNEAQFRQALNGVYGQLQTITNSAYVFEELPSDNTTVDLNPSDRGDAVRWEAFEFSTVNAGNTEISGLWYQYYSALYNTNYTLEKLTASGLEATAKAPIEGQLKFLRAYFYFHLVQYFGDVVLVTSTLANPDQAFDLVRSPQAEVWAQIEKDLNEAITGLPATYPAAQLGSATKGAALALLGKVYLKQKKYSEAVSTLKQVTGYALNPVYADNFNPAKKNGPESIFEVQYQGGNDLGEWSSFAYTFAPRASAAAITGFANTPPGGRNIPTNDLIAAYEPGDLRKDASLKTSYTLNGTVVNIPYIIKYTHPHTLSGRTDDNWPVLRYADVLLMLAEAINEQSGPTPEAYGYLNQVRRRAGLKEVSGLDKATFKTAVLKERRVELAFENQRWFDLKRTMTPAELAAFMNAYGAKEKANPTVSRGGISFTAQDYVYSDYEYYLPVPAPEILLNSKLTQNPGY
- a CDS encoding family 43 glycosylhydrolase — its product is MVINIPVRPVGVVLLLMGLFSSVSQVAVAQLDHPKATKARKAANGSVTPSVRLRNFTADGKQLTRFDAVGDAIDAHDGEIAHFRGTYYLYGTSYDCGFAWQNKKAPFCGFKVYSSPDLVNWTDQGYLFDAKTPVWQTRCNGNTYGCFRPHVIFNQKTNQYVLWINVYDNKVGFRVFTSSSPTGPFNEVAQPTLAVNRDAPVAGLNNGDHDTFVDEDGTAYLAYTDWRAKGAIVIEQLTPDYLSGTNRFVKDVTKEKTEAPGLFKRRGIYYITYSDPNCGYCSGTGTSYRTASSPLGPWSEGRKISDNSCGGQPSFVFTIQLANDSLFLYGSDLWNNAARNEALANYFWAPLTFNDDGSIQPIACEQTPALSIRVGQPDKRMANRPTNRSVSDQSALDYTIGCDIAHNHAQSQTFTASQTGLLSAVSVTAYKKDNPDAALELAIFSEKDASGSTARPLYSTSLPADSISWAARNRFIQPNLRVSAGQRYVLRVSSAASVGCYGLAYATGETSIGRGTPGRGNDDVSRAHEAKRTLKFQTVIQAKK